The following nucleotide sequence is from Psychroserpens sp. Hel_I_66.
GACTTTAAGGGATTCATCGGTCAATAATTCCCAATCGTAGTATTTGGCCAACAACTCATCAACCGTATCCCAACCCATAGATGGTTTCAATTTTCCTATCTCTAAAAAGCACTGTTTTCGGTAGGTTTTCAATGCACCTCGAATGTGGTCTTTACGCGTGAGATTTTCTAAAACCCATTCGTTGTTTTTTTCGATGTAACAAAAACCAGCAGCCATTCCCAAGCGCTCGTTATTTTGAAAATGAGAAGCTAATTGTTTTAAATAATGCTTCGGAAATATCAAATCTGCATCAAACTTGCAAATCACATCATAGTCTTGGTCTAGAATTTCCAGACCCTTATAAAACGCATTGATGATCTTTGATCCTGGAAGATGTGCATTTGAAGAGATATTTTCAACAAGGGAAATGCTTGAATATTTAGCTGAAAATTCTAATACAACCTGTGTTGTGTCATCACTGGAATTATCGTTCACAACTACAATCTGTTTTGCGGGCAAAGATTGATTTGCCAAAGACTCTAAGGTTTTGGCGATACAATCTGCTTCGTTATGCGCAGGAATAATGATGTAGAAGTTCAACAGTTTTAGTTTTGAACAAATTTAGATATTAATTTTGTTTTAGATTTAGGAACAAAAAAACAATTACGGATACCGTCATCCTGATTACGTTTGATGGTTTTTACTTTTCTTAATCCAGCGTCATCATGATTGTAGAAATCATAATTGAGTTCATCAAAAAAATCTTCTAATTGATCTTCAATAGCATTGAACAATGTTTCACAAATAATTATAGGCTGAAATTGTTGGATGTATTCTTTGCCAGATTTTAAGATATCAACTTCAGTACCTTCCGTATCT
It contains:
- a CDS encoding glycosyltransferase family 2 protein, encoding MNFYIIIPAHNEADCIAKTLESLANQSLPAKQIVVVNDNSSDDTTQVVLEFSAKYSSISLVENISSNAHLPGSKIINAFYKGLEILDQDYDVICKFDADLIFPKHYLKQLASHFQNNERLGMAAGFCYIEKNNEWVLENLTRKDHIRGALKTYRKQCFLEIGKLKPSMGWDTVDELLAKYYDWELLTDESLKVKHLKPTGASYNKASKYLQGEAMYKMRYGFLITLISAVKLAFKKKSFTLFRNYMSGYFRAKNQGIEPLVTEEQGVFIRKLRWDGMKGKLKKSD